gattttgtttttttttatcagggatCCACCATCAGAAGAACGAGAAGTAGAACGGTGATTGTCCCAACACCGTCCCAATCCGAACACACCAGTGACTCCCAGCAGGAtgaagcagaagagaaggacaTGTCTTTAGATAAACCAGCCATTTTACCAAAAAAGGAAACTAAAAGTTCTAAACGTCGTCCCACAAACAAACAGCCAGAATCCACACATGAAGCAGATGTGTCTGAATCCGAATCTTGCTGTTCCGTGACATCGGATGTCCACCCGACCTCTAGAATCACAAGAAGGGCAACCAGAGCGGAACCTACAACTGTGGAGGAACAGAAGGCATCTAAAGCAGAATCTAGTTCTTCTTCGTTGGGTAAAACGCCACGCAGGTCCACAAGAGGTCAGAACAAACCTGTTCCTGTTTTAGAGTCTACCACTTCACAGGAAGATGAGCACTCTGAGGCTGAGTCCTGCAGCTCTGTGGTGTCTCTGTCCAGAAGGCTTACTCGGAGCCACGTGAAGCGTACTGTTGCTCCTACAGATACGGCCCACTCAGAGGCTGATTCTTGCTCTTCTGTAGTTTCTGGACCACAGGGTTCCACTGTCCGTAGGTCCACACGCAGCAGAGTCAAGGTCACTGAGCCAATCCCTATCAATTTGGAGCACAGTGAAACTACAGAGGCTTCTGCTGCTCTTGAGCCCAGGAGGACCAGGGGGCAGAGAGGCAAAGCAAAGTCTGCTGAGAAAGACCAGGCAGATGACTCTGACGGATGTCACTCTGGACCTAGCTTGAGTCCCAAAAGAACCACTCGAAGTCGGGTAGCTGATTCAGATTCAGAATCAGTATCGACTGCGTACACGTCTCTTGACAGTCCTTGTTCTCCACAGGGCAGGGGAACCCCTTGCAGTAGCCGAACTGGCTCAGCTAGCAGCAACCGTGCTCTTCGAGTTTCTAGATCCAAAAGTGTCAGAACGACATCAAATGTGCATTGTATGTCCTCACTGGTCTCCAAAAGTGTCAAAAAGGACAGTGAAAAGAATGAACCTGAGAGAGACCAGGTTGAAACTacagaggatgtttcttttgTACCTAAAAGTGGAACGACATCTGATGTGGAGGATGTAGAGGAGGAGGGTGATGAGGAAGACACAAATAACAAAACGGTTATTGCTGCAGATCAAGATTGTTTCGTTTCTGAAGATAATAATGGGAATGTTACTCTAACCCTGGATGAAACTGAAGCTCAAGTGGGTAAATCTGAGAGCAGACGAGACATTTCTTCTGACGCTAAGAAAGATGTAAAAGAATCCCTGAAAGTTGCAGGCAAGCCCATGGAAACACATGGGGCTGGTTCTATAGAGGAACTCGAAGCCATTGAAGAGGAATCAAGTTGTGTATCAGTGATGCCCCAAGAGAGTTTTCCAGGGGCTGATCAGTCAAAACTTGCAAAGGAACAAGATACTGACGTCCAGCAAAGAACTAACACTGAAGGACCGTCATCAAGCTCAGAAGTGACGAAGACAAGTATTGAGAAGACCAAGCCTGTGAAGGAATTGGTCAGCTTGCTGGACAGCAGCGAGGATGAGgggagtgatgatgatgatgtactCTCTGTGGATGGAGGTAGTGATGAGGCTGTAGACTTAGACAGCGAGGATGGAATGTGTTGTTCTGAGGATCAGCCAGGCCCCTCCGGTGCACCAGACTCGCTCACGGGTGACGAGCTGTTTGTCATTGATGCACGTCCTGGATATCAGCCTAGCCAGAAATACTACATTGATGCTACAAAGTCCGAAATCGACGATTCCAAAGCTACTGAGGAAGAAGAGGATTTTGTTgatgaggagggggaggatgaggatgaggaggaggatgaagacTCAAAAGTTCTTTTTACTACAAGGAAGCCAGCACTGTAAAAATTTAACTTTCTTTGCATTTATATAGttacaacttttaaaaaaatatatatttattcagtgCACTGAAACTCTGTCGTCTTTATTTTCAGGACTGATTTATCAAGTTCTATTGACCCAGGGCTAAAAGTAAAGGCTCTTGGAGGATTATATATTAACTTTGATGGGAGTAAATCCAGATCTGTCTCCAACACCCTGAAGAAGCTGAAGGAGCAGAAGAACCAGGATGAGGTATTCAATCATTTCTGTTACCGAAATAAGATAAGTACGATGTTAAAGTGGCGACCCCAAAGGGTGTATAAATAAACatcttcattataaaaaaaaaatcagtgtgaGTGCTATTGACTATTAATACTTTACAGTAGAAAAGCATCTCTTAGCTTATGAGTAATTTTTGCCCCTGCCAGCAGATCAAGCTCAAAATTTAAGAAATCTAGGTATGGTCTTGGGTTAAACTGTTCCTgaaggtttttgttttgtggttttatttattttttttggatggTTTATAGTTTTAGAATTATTCAGAATTTAGTGCTTGAAATATCTACCAAAAGTGAGACCCCTTGCTATAGGCTTGGACAATCCAAGAACAATTGTACTTTTTAAAAGGTGCAAAAAAACGTGCAAGCAAGTGACAAAATAAAGTGATTCTTCCAGTTGTTTCTAAGAGTTTCCTCCCGTTTCCTCAATAGTTAAGGTATTCAACCACTTATCAGAAGGTCCAGGGTTCAAACCCCTCACcgccaccaagttgccactgttagacccttgagcaaggccctcaaccctaAGCTATTCAGGGGTTtcataagataaaaatgtaagttgctttggacaagggtgtctgccaaatgctgtaaatgtaagagCAGATCTGTCTCTAAAGGTTTTAGCAAGCTGCACCCTAGTGACATCTGGTGCTTAAAATATAAACCTGCAAGTCACATTACAATGCTTTAACACCGCTGTGTAAAATAGTGAGCCTATAAAGTACGTCTACAACAGTTTACAGCTtacaatgcccttgctgatttTACCTTGTTGCTCACTGTTTCCATATTAAGGATTAAATTTACTAAGCAAAATTTTAAGCAATAATGTGGTAAGTGGGACTGggggtactttttttttttttttaaaggactttTTAGTGTGAATCAGAAATTTCTGCTTGATGTGTAGCTGGTGTGTTATAGCACTGTTTGTGGGCAAACATcagtttttaaagtaaaatgctCATCTTCTGTGCCGAGTTAACAGACCTCCACTCCAAAGCTCGTTGTAAGCACACTTTTCTATTTTAAGTGCTTGTCAAGGTGTTGAGGGACGCTTACAAGTCAAGTTGGTTTGATCTTTTGTTTGGTCAACACTGTTATAAATGACTGAAGCCCTATATATGTCTTGTTGACTGTTCCCTCTATTCTTTGTCAGcgaattgtttttaaaaaaaggtttttatgaaAAATCGCTTTCTGCCTACTTGATACATGAATTTTGTGATTGGCAAAGTAACAATACATGCAGACTCGCAGGTCAGCAAATGCTTATTTTCATTTGataagcatgtttttatttaaaaaaattataaaactgaTCGCTCATGTTGCTTTTGCAGTTGCTAAAGAAGAGTGTGATTGTTGCAGACTTTGAAAAGAAAGACACTGTACCACCATACAAGGAATCCAAACATGCTGCTAAATTAAAACGCAAGGTAAGTAAACCTTGCAAAAAGTTCCCcagtaatgtatttttatttaaggatacagaaaaatatttttttttgcctttttccccTCCCGAATGCAATGTGCAGGAGGAGAGAGCCAAGACCACAGGAGATGGCTGGTTCAACATGAGAGCTCCTGAATTAACAGAGGAACTGAAGAACGATCTCAAGGCTTTACAGATGCGTTCAGCCATGGACCCAAAGCGCTTTTACAAGAAGAATGACCGAGAAGCGCTTCCCAAATACTTTCAAGTTAGGATGCAGTTTATGCATTATTTCCTAATCTATTTAGCTAATACATTTTCCAATGTAGTCAATGTGTAAGGTAAAGTCCGTATCTTTTATCAGATGTGGTGAGTACTTGGTTAAGggagtttttatattttttaaatgtgctccTCTGCAGATTGGAACAGTGGTTGATAACCCAATAGACTTCTACCATTCCCGAATTCCtaagaaagagaggaagagaactATTGTGGAGGAATTGCTTGCTGATGCTGAGTTCAGAAGGTACTGGAAATGGggtgcattttaaaatgtagtttttcTTGTTGTACTACTCTAATATGCATGCTATTGTATTAAGTTAGCTATTAATAAATGTGGTGTATGTGATTTTTAAAGcatggatttttttgttgtttgatttactttgtttttttattattgttgacACTGGCTTTCTCTTtcacctttttcagttttaacAAGAGAAAGTATAGAGAGATCATTGCAgaaaaagcagcagcagcagctggaagaatgaataaaaagaggcataaattgcataaaaagaaataatgtaagCTATAGtcatttttaccttttatacatgttctgttaaaataaatactaacaAGATTGTTGCAGTTTTACTACTGCTGctgttttaccttttaaaatggTACTTTTAGAATTGTATGtaattgtaaaatttttttaagtgtgaagAAAAACCTGTAAAACGGAGCTAAGCATGGTTAAGCCTGTTAACAACTGtggctgttttttgttttcctgacTGAAGAAGCTTGATTGTGCCACCAGTTTGGAGGATTGGACAAAATGACCGTTCTTCCATTAAGACCTCTCACAGACTGATCAGCAATAAATCATGTAAACCAGCTGACTGTGTAGCTCTTTTTTCTctgtttggaaacagcactTGTGTAATTACCACGTGGGGAACTGATTGATCATGATTATACCACAGCACCATTAAAGGTGTTTGGCTAATTTTGATTAGCAGCATGGTTAAATTTCTGAAGGTGTGTAGTATTGTTACAGGGGTTCCAGCTGTAACATAAATTGTGTACAGTTTTTGCAGTTAGTAACAATGCgacataaaacaaaatgacaagTTTTTAAGAAGCTTGTTCCTACAAAGGCATCACATCATCCTCTTATCATAGCACACctgctttttttgttctttatttaaataattggcACATATAACCAAGATCTACATTACTATGCATTTCTTGAGAAAATTAGCTCAGAAACTTTAGTTTGGattatgatgaaataaataactcataACTGACTTAAAACAAAACTAGGCATCCTGGAGAGATGGCTATGTCCAGGTGCTTTGTGAGTCATGGTGTGTGGGACTTGAAGCTTTTCTGTACAGGTTCTTGTAGATTTTGCCAAGGCTGTCCTCAAACGCTGCTCTGTGGGACTTCCCGGTGTATTTGGCAGCTTCGTTGGTCCAGAATGTTCCGTTATCTAAAGGAACAGATGGCTGACCAGAAATAACCCTGCAACATGGAAGCAGACAACTTAGAAATTGCTTCACcagagtaattattttttaagataacATTAGACAAAGTTAGGTGTTTGAATATTTGATGGATTTATGATTTCCACATTAACTTCAGCAGCATCGTGGCTTAGTTCTTTTGCACTGTTGCCTTGAGAGTTTAAATCtccctcaggtctgtgtgcacgtTCTTCCTCTGCTTGGCCAGTTTCTTCCCACACACCATAAACATGCAGTGTaggttgattggcatttccaatcTGATGGGGTTGTGTGACTTCCCTTGGTTCCTaggtttcctgggataggtGTGTTGTATagatgataaataaatagagacACTATGGAAACCAACAGGCCCTCTATCCAGTTCATAAGAAAAGAGTAGATAACCTCCATTTCCCATgctacagaaacattagcagAGATTGTAccaagtatttatttataaaaaaaatgaattaaagcgTACACAGTTTTCTATGATTAGACCGTTTGCTAATGCATAAGAACCTCTGCTCATTCCTGCATGATCATATATAGTGTGTACATCGATCAGCCATATCATTGGAAAGCTAAACATGAAGCCCAATATGTGGGTTCCGGGTGTGCTGCTGGGGCAGAagctttgggtgctgtgggttgcagggtggggcctccGTGGATTAAACTTATTTGTTTAGCACATTCCATGGATGGTAGGTCAGCTTGGGATTTGGGAATTTTGGTGGCCAGATCAATATCCTTGAACTCATTGCCTGCAAAGCCCCATACATGGCCGACTGTGATGTACTGGGTGAATGAAGCTCACAAATTTAATTATGcaactattttgttatttagttttttatttattgattacaAATCACATTTGATTTATATCTTTAACTAGAAAACCTAATTTCACTTTCCCAACTGTAAATAATGCACATCTCTCAGTCTTTTTATGGCTAcaccattttctttaaaaagtgtaaGATTAAATATAACTCAGTCTGTGCCTGGCTTCTCACTTCCGAAAGTTATGCTTCGACAAAATTATGCAGCGACAACGCCACTGTGTAAGTTTTAGCATGTGCCTGTGATAAATTACTGGTGATAAATATCGCACCCACAAGTGTGAATATCATAAGGTATAAATGTGTCGAGCTTCACCAAAAGTTCGCAGTGCTTATAAACTATTCACACCCTTCCACTTTCCTTGCACATCTTCATCAACGGGATTTCTTCTAATCCATTTTATGTAATAGCAAgcatgagataaaaaaaaacaaacaccaactcactgtaacaagaaagaaagaaacatcagAGGAATTTTCTTGGGCAGGCTTTGCCAGGTCTTTGGctattgtactgtacacaaaTCTTTGAATGCGGCACCAAATGTTCTCCTACAGTAACTATCTAGGCCACTCAAAgattttcagctttttttttgctgaacaaCTGAGCTGCATTTTGAAGAGGCATCGCTGTGATACCACATCATTTGCTTATATTTATAGTTTTTGcctccatgcgacgagatctccaaccagagtCATTGCTGAGGGGGTCTGGAGGATGGTATATAGTTAAAGGcactttaatgttaaaaaaaagggtcTTTATAATGCGAATAAACTGTACGTAAGGTTTCAAGGCAGCAGATATTCACATCAAATGTGACATGAATATGCGagtacacattttaaaaagtcacaCTACAAATAACGATATCCTTTCCACCTGCCTGACCACTCCTTACCTCACCTTCCTCTCTCTTCTTCCTCATATAGGTATTTCTCAGATTTGCCCACAGCTCAACTACAACACACAAGAACAATAACTATATTGCACTTAAGTACTCTAATAAATATAATGACAGAGCTTCTCTCTGTTTCAGCAGGATAGTTTCAAGATAGAAATGTGATGTCACGATTCTCAGATACGCTGTAACAAACTTATGCTTtacaaaagcaataaaaactTCTGAGTCGGGAATAAAAACACTGTTGTCATAAAACTCTTCAGCTCTTCTTTCACACCTTCTCCTTTTACTCATTGGTtatgtaattctttttttttccccccgacaCCAGCGATAATGTCTAAAATCAATCagggggataaaaaaaaattctattccaTTGATGTAAAAAGTTgtaatggattaaaaaaaaaacctaatatgtgagaataaataaataaaaataaacaaattgccTGGAAATTTGCCTCTCTGAAATAAACATCAATCCTAATACCTTGATGCCCCTGATCTTTAAGACTCCAGTTTTTTCCTTGGTGTCTCTTCTAAGCAGGACAAGTATtagttaaatgttttatgaaaCTAATTTTCATTACAAGTTAAATATGTGAAATATAGCCGATAATAAACACTGTATACATTTCTATAAATTAATCAAACAAGAATCATCGTATCATTGATATTTACGTGTTTTGGTTTCATGGGTGATTCTGTTTATAGTAATATTCTTTACTAGGAATTTTTTTTAGAGATGATAAAACTGCTTTTTCCATATCTGATACTGAAACATTGTTTGAATTATATTGACAGATAGTGATGCTCAGCAGTTTTTTCAATAACTACCAGGGTCTATTTTAATAGAAGCGCTGTTACTGTACACTAAAATacacaaattttattattttattttattttattattattattattattattattaataataataataataataataataataatagaacttATACAGTAAAATTAATTCTATTAAAAACATAATCCTATAGTGGTCTCTCTACCTAACTTTTTTTATGGTTCCAAAACAATCTATTCCATCCTCTACAGAATCAGATACCTGATCCACTTTTTTTGTTGACCACTGATGCAATCTCTATATTAAACATGCTAAATTCTACAGTAATTTTATCCATTTTGTTATACAATTTTTACTTAATCAGTGAACTGTAGTGCTAAATTAACAATTAAACCgctaaaaaaaacttgtaataatttttttttacatcatattAGCTCATGTGTCTATTAACTTGAAATGAAAAGAATCAAAATTAAAGTGCACTTGCAGTTTGGGCAGTGAGCAACACCGGAGTTATTATTTTTAGCAGCTCGAAAGCCTTACTTGGTTAAGCATTGTTTAAATTAAGAGTAATGGTTTCTCCCTCGTGCgcatgtttatttctgtgtgtgtgtgtgtgtgtgtgcgtgtgtgtgtgtatgtgggtgtatgtgtgtgtgtgtgtgtgtgtgtgtgtgtgtgtatacacacctGTTTGCTTGTTGCTGGTAGTCATTGGAGGGACCAGGTTCATTCTGACCAGATCCTTCGTCTTCACTCTGCTCCTCCTATGTgcggacacagacacacagtcgCAGGCCTGAGTCagaggagactttgggcatgataTGTGTTACAACTTGAatagggtgctaatccatcgcagggcatatatacacaggaaatttggaaacaccagttagcctaatctgcatgtcactggacccaagcacggggagaatatgcaaactccatgtacacagacccagtgtgggaatcaaacccttgaccctgggaTGTAAGGCCCAATGCTAATctctacaccactgtgccgcctatcAGAATTTAgttgaatttaataaaaaaaaaaaaaaaaaacttgatcaCGATTATAATACGCActctttttgtctctttagTTTGGAATGTGTTACATATTTACTCGCTTATCTTGGCAACACCAATTTCTCCAACCTTAAGTATTTGAAAAGACAAGCCTTAAAAGACAATATTCCAACTGCAGAGTCCTTGAGAGTGAagacaccctcacacacacacacacacacacacacacaatatgttttttaaaataaaaggagGGGTTACAGAATAATTACCACGtttttgctttgattttgtCACCAATGTTGCGGTTACTGGAATGTGGGAGGTATTTTAACAACACTTCTCAAGCCACAGTGGAGATTCTGGGTACAAGTACATGAACACATCAATGGCTGTCTCAAACAATTACTAGATTCATTTATGAGGAAAATGTTCATTGTTCTTCTCTCATTAATTGCTTGGCCAAACcggaattttatttttttttaaattaggtaTTGACGCTTACATTTTGACAGAAAGATCTTCCATAATGAGGCACATTCACTACAGCAGCTGTTATATAAATGAGCACATtcttaagtaaattaaaattattcaggcatttatactatttatttgtgttattgaataatgataataataataacgataataataataataataataataataagaagaagaagaagaagaagaatcctTCTGCTTTATTTATACTGCcatggtgaacacacaacaGGTTTAGCTTACTTGGTGATCTTATGCGATACTTACAAAGCGGAGCTTGCGGGGAGTGGCATGAGAGCGTAAAATCTTCTGAACTCGTCTGTGGATTTCTTCACATTGTGAGGGACTAGATGGGCTCAGAAACCTGTACAGAACAGAGATGTGCACTGAAttttctgtcatcatctgcaagGCAGTTAAACAGTTCAGGGTGCTTAAGCACAAACTCACAAAAAGAGGtagaggactttttttttttaaacatgatttttttccccatgtaaTAGTAAGtacaaatattgtttatttctggcattttatttaataggaaatttgatttgaaaaagaaatgattaCAGATTTAATGTAAGATACCAGTGCAAGTAATCCTCAGTGTCCGTTCTCTATAGTAGATAGAGGGCAATACCATGTTCGAACACTAGTCTGTGCTGTGTCCCttagagtgggccaaaattgaTAAAAACCACAACACAAGACGCATCTGCAACACCAAGCCTAGCCCAGTAAAGACCTATGAAGTACATATgcataaaatataacatttaagtGAGCAACATTAAAAAAGCCGGATGCACAAGTGGGTAAGAGGTAACGTTAGAAAAACAAACCCCACAGTGTCTCACCACTAAGacggagtaaaaaaaaaaaaaaaaaatgagtaaaacTAAATTTGAGGCGACTATCAAAGATATCAAAGACTTTTCAGGGCAGGAGATTTGAATGATTTAAGTTTTAAGCATAGGTAAGAGGgattggaaagaaagaaagctgaacagacaaaaaagtcagaaaaaagaaaaacaaatagacAGAAAGATTAATAAAcggaaatataaatacaaattgaaagaaaaacaaaagaaagacaaagaaaaagtcaAAACGAAAGTAAGAAGTGCACAGAAAAAGCCAATGACTCActataaaaattgtaaaaagtgattaaagataATAATAGTTGAATGAAAGACAGAATGAATGACAGAAAGATTAACAGACAaactgaaagagaaaaagaagagacataccaaaagaaaacaaaaaactaagaCAAATGGACAGACAGAATGATATAAAGATTAACATACAGAAAGATAGACAGCCAATTCCAAaaagggcgagagagagagaaaaaaatgagttAAATAGAAAAACCAAAagctaaagcagaataagtatgatgtacataaagaaATACAACGAATAGCAATAGAAACTGTAGACAGATTGAAGAGGGTAAGTAAACAATGCCACATATCAAAAGAAAAgcggacagacatacagaaaaagaaagaaagacacgTAGGAGAGGTGGTACAGATGAGAGGTTGTGGTTAATGAACCTAATGCGGACTGTGCTTCAGACGGTTAGCTTGGCCAAATGATTAGCACACGAGGAGCCAACTGCTGCAGTGAGGACAGACCGAACTTCACAAAGCATCATTTCATTTCCCATCAAAGACATCCAAAAGACGTGCTTGCTCTCTTATTGTCTGAATCTCCCGAATCAGCCTTAATCTGCAGCCTTCCGACTCTGGTCATGCTTTCAATCTAGACAAAAGTATCATACATTTCCTAATATTTACTCTACAATTTACTTTGCGCTTTAAAATTGtctattgatttaaaatgtttgccccCGTCTCtgcaggattaaaaaaaaaaaaaagtggttgaGACAGGCAAGCAAACAAACATTTGACGGTTTAGCAGGCTGTTGTTCAGATCAATGACAAGGGTCTCTCAGAATTTATTAAACTGTGCGTCGGGTCAGAAGC
This region of Clarias gariepinus isolate MV-2021 ecotype Netherlands chromosome 9, CGAR_prim_01v2, whole genome shotgun sequence genomic DNA includes:
- the dnttip2 gene encoding deoxynucleotidyltransferase terminal-interacting protein 2, translated to MVATRRGTRVSSPEKNTNDEVTETPGSTIRRTRSRTVIVPTPSQSEHTSDSQQDEAEEKDMSLDKPAILPKKETKSSKRRPTNKQPESTHEADVSESESCCSVTSDVHPTSRITRRATRAEPTTVEEQKASKAESSSSSLGKTPRRSTRGQNKPVPVLESTTSQEDEHSEAESCSSVVSLSRRLTRSHVKRTVAPTDTAHSEADSCSSVVSGPQGSTVRRSTRSRVKVTEPIPINLEHSETTEASAALEPRRTRGQRGKAKSAEKDQADDSDGCHSGPSLSPKRTTRSRVADSDSESVSTAYTSLDSPCSPQGRGTPCSSRTGSASSNRALRVSRSKSVRTTSNVHCMSSLVSKSVKKDSEKNEPERDQVETTEDVSFVPKSGTTSDVEDVEEEGDEEDTNNKTVIAADQDCFVSEDNNGNVTLTLDETEAQVGKSESRRDISSDAKKDVKESLKVAGKPMETHGAGSIEELEAIEEESSCVSVMPQESFPGADQSKLAKEQDTDVQQRTNTEGPSSSSEVTKTSIEKTKPVKELVSLLDSSEDEGSDDDDVLSVDGGSDEAVDLDSEDGMCCSEDQPGPSGAPDSLTGDELFVIDARPGYQPSQKYYIDATKSEIDDSKATEEEEDFVDEEGEDEDEEEDEDSKVLFTTRKPALTDLSSSIDPGLKVKALGGLYINFDGSKSRSVSNTLKKLKEQKNQDELLKKSVIVADFEKKDTVPPYKESKHAAKLKRKEERAKTTGDGWFNMRAPELTEELKNDLKALQMRSAMDPKRFYKKNDREALPKYFQIGTVVDNPIDFYHSRIPKKERKRTIVEELLADAEFRSFNKRKYREIIAEKAAAAAGRMNKKRHKLHKKK